The genomic stretch ATGTCCGGAGCTGTTATTTCACATCTTATTGTTGGAGATACCGCCGGAAGAACTTTCCCTGCTGTATTACTGTTTGTTCTGGTTATTATTTCATGGTATTTCAGACCTTCCAATAGAAAAATTTCCATTCAATCTTAGTAATTTTAGTCTAAAATCAATCACTTAAAAATTTGATATGAAAAAGAAACAATTAACACCCGAACAAAGCGAAGCTCTATTAAAAGCACTGCAATCCCGTTTTGAAAAAAACATGAACCGTCACAAAGGCCTGAAATGGGAAAAAATTCAGTCCAAGCTGGAATCCAGCGCCGAAAAACTATGGTCTTTAAACGAAATGGAAGAAACAGAAGGTGAACCCGATGTGGTAGATTACAATCAAAAAACAGATGAATACCTCTTCTTCGATTGCTCCCCGGAAAGTCCGAAACGCAGAAGTCTTTGCTATGACTATCCTGCCTGGGAATCAAGAAAAGCCAACAAACCGGAAAGTAATGCCATTGATAGAGCTTCAGAAATGGGTATTGAAATTTTAACAGAAGAACAATACCGCTATCTTCAGGAGCTTGGAAAATTTGACCAGAAAACTTCCAGCTGGGTGCGCACTCCTGCTTCTATCAGAGAACATGGAGGAGCCGTTTTCTGCGACAGACGCTACAATACGGTTTTCTATTATCATAACGGTGCTGATTCTTATTATGCAGCAAGAGGGTTTAGGGGAAGTTTG from Chryseobacterium indologenes encodes the following:
- a CDS encoding DUF4256 domain-containing protein, with the protein product MKKKQLTPEQSEALLKALQSRFEKNMNRHKGLKWEKIQSKLESSAEKLWSLNEMEETEGEPDVVDYNQKTDEYLFFDCSPESPKRRSLCYDYPAWESRKANKPESNAIDRASEMGIEILTEEQYRYLQELGKFDQKTSSWVRTPASIREHGGAVFCDRRYNTVFYYHNGADSYYAARGFRGSLKV